The following are encoded together in the Glycine max cultivar Williams 82 chromosome 8, Glycine_max_v4.0, whole genome shotgun sequence genome:
- the ALDH3I1 gene encoding aldehyde dehydrogenase family 3 member I1, producing the protein MKSLCLGPFLAASAPVGRRAYGGHLSRKCFQKQLHFHSRCVAFSSFICSATISVMPELEEKQVFDGEKANLLVKDLRKSFDSGMTKSYGWRVSQLEAIAKMLEEKEKEITEALYKDLGKPRLEAFITEISQAKSSCSEALKELKEWMKPEKVNTSITTYPSSAEIVPEPLGVVLVISTWNFPFLLSMDPVIGAISAGNAVVLKPSEISPATSSLLANLIEQYLDNSTIRVVEGAIPETSALLDQKWDKILYTGSARVGRIVMAAAAKHLTPVILELGGKCPAVVESDVNLQVTARRIIAGKWACNSGQACISVDYIITRKEFAPKLVDALKEELEQFFGKDPMESKDMSRIVSPNQFARLVNLLDEDKVSDKIVLGGQRDEKKLKIAPTIILGVPEDAMIMQEEIFGPIMPIVTVDNIEDCYSIIKSKPKPLAAYLFTNNEQLKKDYVDKISSGGMLINDAVIHVATRGLPFGGVEESGMGCYHGKFSFDSFSHRKSVLYRSFDADSTIRYPPYTPQKEKLLKALISGNIVQIILSLLGWS; encoded by the exons ATGAAAAGCCTCTGCCTTGGGCCGTTTCTTGCTGCTAG TGCCCCAGTTGGTAGAAGAGCCTATGGAGGCCACTTAAGCAGAAAGTGCTTTCAAAAGCAACTTCACTTCCACTCACGTTGTGTTGCTTTCTCTTCATTCAT ATGTTCTGCAACTATATCAGTGATGCCAGAATTAGAAGAGAAGCAAGTGTTTGATGGAGAGAAGGCTAATTTGCTAGTTAAAGATCTCAGAAAGAGCTTTGATTCAGGCATGACTAAGAGCTATGGATGGAGGGTTTCCCAGTTGGAAGCCATAGCTAAGATgttagaagagaaagagaaggaaattACTGAAGCTCTATATAAGGACCTTGGAAAACCTCGACTTGAAGCATTTATAACCGAG ATTTCCCAGGCTAAATCCTCATGTAGTGAAGCACTTAAAGAGCTGAAAGAATGGATGAAGCCTGAGAAG GTGAATACTTCAATCACAACATATCCATCATCAGCAGAGATTGTGCCAGAACCACTGGGGGTTGTGTTGGTCATCTCAACATGGAACTTTCCTTTCT TGTTATCAATGGATCCAGTCATTGGAGCCATTTCCGCAGGCAATGCTGTGGTCCTGAAACCATCAGAAATTTCTCCAGCAACATCATCACTGCTTGCAAATTTGATCGAACAATATCTAGACAACTCTACCATAAGAGTTGTTGAAGGGGCTATTCCCGAAACATCTGCACTCCTGGATCAGAAGTGGGATAAGATACTTTATACAG GTAGTGCTAGAGTAGGTCGCATTGTCATGGCTGCTGCTGCAAAGCATCTTACTCCAGTGATTCTGGAACTTGGAGGAAAGTGCCCAGCTGTTGTTGAATCAGATGTCAACTTACAA GTTACTGCAAGGAGGATAATAGCTGGCAAGTGGGCATGCAATAGTGGACAAGCATGCATTTCTGTTGATTATATCATCACAAGAAAAGAGTTTGCCCCAAAGCTG GTAGATGCCTTAAAAGAAGAATTGGAACAATTTTTTGGTAAAGATCCTATGGAGTCAAAAGACATGTCAAGAATTGTGTCTCCAAACCAGTTTGCGCGGCTTGTGAATCTCTTGGATGAGGATAAGGTATCTGACAAAATTGTTTTGGGAGGTCAGAGGGATGAGAAGAAATT AAAAATTGCCCCAACTATCATATTGGGTGTTCCTGAAGATGCTATGATAATGCAAGAGGAGATATTTGGGCCAATAATGCCAATCGTCACT GTAGACAATATAGAAGATTGCTACAGTATAATAAAATCAAAGCCAAAACCTCTTGCTGCATATCTCTTCACAAACAATGAGCAGCTGAAGAAGGATTATGTGGATAAGATATCTTCTGGAGGGATGCTCATCAATGACGCCGTCATCCAT GTTGCAACTCGTGGGTTGCCTTTTGGAGGAGTTGAAGAGAGTGGAATGGGTTGTTACCATGGAAAATTCTCTTTTGATAGTTTCAGCCACAGGAAGTCAGTTCTCTATAGAAGTTTTGATGCAGATTCTACCATTAGGTACCCTCCGTATACACCTCAGAAGGAAAAATTATTGAAGGCCCTTATTAGTGGCAATATTGTTCaaattattctttctcttttggGGTGGTCTTAA
- the LOC100783051 gene encoding aspartic proteinase Asp1, protein MKMGKVVMVVAVMVLFNMSSCSAWFGGNKHKSGRNSILPSEATSSRSRLLNPAGSSIVLPLYGNVYPVGFYNVTLNIGQPARPYFLDVDTGSDLTWLQCDAPCTHCSETPHPLYRPSNDFVPCRDPLCASLQPTEDYNCEHPDQCDYEINYADQYSTFGVLLNDVYLLNFTNGVQLKVRMALGCGYDQVFSPSSYHPLDGLLGLGRGKASLISQLNSQGLVRNVIGHCLSAQGGGYIFFGNAYDSARVTWTPISSVDSKHYSAGPAELVFGGRKTGVGSLTAVFDTGSSYTYFNSHAYQALLSWLKKELSGKPLKVAPDDQTLPLCWHGKRPFTSLREVRKYFKPVALGFTNGGRTKAQFEILPEAYLIISNLGNVCLGILNGSEVGLEELNLIGDISMQDKVMVFENEKQLIGWGPADCSRIPKSGDVSI, encoded by the exons atgaagatgGGGAAAGTGGTGATGGTGGTTGCAGTGATGGTGTTGTTCAACATGTCTTCTTGTTCTGCTTGGTTTGGTGGTAACAAACACAAAAGTGGAAGGAACTCGATTCTCCCAAGTGAAGCCACGTCATCACGGTCAAGGCTTTTGAACCCTGCTGGCTCCTCTATTGTGCTCCCTCTTTATGGCAACGTTTATCCTGTTGG GTTCTATAATGTTACTCTTAATATCGGTCAGCCAGCAAGGCCTTATTTTCTTGATGTGGACACGGGTAGTGATCTCACATGGCTCCAATGTGATGCCCCTTGTACTCATTGCTCTGAG ACACCCCATCCACTCTACAGGCCCAGCAATGACTTTGTACCCTGCAGGGATCCCCTTTGTGCATCCTTGCAGCCAACTGAGGACTACAACTGTGAACACCCTGATCAATGTgactatgaaattaattatgcagaTCAGTACTCGACCTTTGGCGTGCTTCTCAATGATGTCTACCTTCTCAACTTCACCAATGGAGTCCAACTTAAAGTTCGGATGGCACTCGG ATGTGGATATGATCAAgtattttctccttcttcttacCATCCCTTAGATGGATTACTTGGCCTTGGAAGGGGAAAGGCCAGCTTGATATCCCAGTTGAATAGTCAGGGCTTGGTACGAAATGTGATTGGACATTGTTTGAGTGCACAAGGAGGAGGGTATATCTTCTTTGGGAATGCATATGATTCTGCTCGAGTGACTTGGACTCCAATTTCATCTGTAGATTC AAAACATTACTCTGCAGGGCCAGCTGAACTTGTTTTTGGAGGAAGGAAAACTGGGGTTGGAAGTCTGACTGCTGTTTTTGACACTGGAAGTTCTTACACTTACTTCAATTCTCATGCTTACCAAGCACTACTTTCTTGG CTGAAGAAGGAATTAAGTGGAAAGCCCTTAAAAGTAGCACCTGATGATCAGACTTTACCTCTCTGCTGGCACGGTAAAAGACCTTTCACAAGCCTACGTGAAGTCAGGAAATACTTCAAGCCTGTGGCACTTGGTttcaccaatggtggaagaacTAAAGCCCAATTTGAGATCCTTCCTGAAGCTTATCTGATAATATCT AACCTGGGAAATGTTTGTCTGGGCATTCTAAATGGCTCTGAAGTAGGGTTGGAGGAACTGAATCTAATTGGAG ACATATCCATGCAAGACAAAGTGATGGTGTTTGAAAATGAGAAGCAGTTGATTGGTTGGGGACCTGCAGATTGCAGCCGTATTCCAAAATCCGGAGATGTCAGTATTTGA
- the LOC100805323 gene encoding uncharacterized protein, with protein MSRENTPAMAKEEVCDDGSSSVENVDLESHARISLDKDNGLGTCRVCQCTESDKKADAALEFLGIIPGSEMCKTKGEVGSDGGGDGIPENTSLDRNNEKNAGMVEFVSPNGEVFICKSDLELGLCHQDKLVELGCSCKNDLALVHYACALKWFVNHGSTICEICGHIANNIRISDFNKVVGALKEYEVLRERTASGDPGAAHVHANAVVDPDAVAAIRRQRLSEIALWFCPYNNSHNNNISSVDTVSQIVSEQPLSIVTEDAAPTQNPATKWAVEGTGILLATGLLTITLAWLIAPRVGKKTARSGLHILLGGVCALAVVVFFRFFVLTRIKYGPARYWAILFVFWFLVFGIWASRTHGAHTT; from the exons ATGAGCAGAGAAAATACGCCAGCAATGGCAAAGGAAGAAGTCTGTGATGATGGTTCCTCCAGTGTTGAGAATGTGGATTTAGAATCTCATGCTCGAATTAGTCTCGACAAGGATAATGGCTTGGGAACCTGTCGTGTGTGCCAATGTACCGAATCTGATAAAAAGGCAGATGCCGCACTAGAATTTTTGGGCATCATTCCAGGTTCAGAAATGTGTAAAACCAAGGGGGAAGTGGGATCTGATGGTGGTGGCGATGGAATTCCCGAAAATACGTCTCTTGACAGAAATAATGAGAAAAATGCTGGTATGGTGGAATTTGTAAGCCCTAATGGGGAGGTTTTCATTTGTAAAAGCGATTTGGAACTTGGTTTGTGTCATCAAGATAAATTAGTTGAACTTGGATGTTCTTGTAAAAACGACCTTGCTTTAGTACATTATGCTTGTGCACTTAAGTGGTTTGTCAACCATGGATCTACCATTTGTGAAATATGTGGACATATAGCAAATAATATCAGAATTTCTGACTTCAATAAGGTTGTTGGTGCTTTGAAGGAGTATGAAGTATTGAGGGAAAGAACTGCTAGTGGGGATCCTGGTGCCGCACATGTTCATGCAAATGCTGTTGTGGATCCTGATGCTGTGGCTGCTATCCGGAGGCAACGGCTAAGTGAGATTGCACTATGGTTTTGTCCTTATAATAACAGTCACAATAACAACATCAGCAGTGTGGACACAGTTTCACAGATTGTTTCTGAGCAGCCTTTAAGTATTGTTACTGAAGATGCTGCCCCCACACAGAATCCTGCAACCAAGTGGGCCGTGGAGGGTACAGGGATCCTGCTTGCTACGGGGCTGCTTACCATCACCCTTGCATGGCTTATAGCTCCTCGTGTTGGAAAG AAAACTGCTAGAAGTGGTCTTCATATCTTACTTGGAGGAGTTTGTGCTTTAGCCGTGGTGGTTTTCTTCCGCTTT TTTGTGCTTACCAGAATCAAGTATGGACCTGCACGTTATTGGGCAATCTTGTTCGTTTTCTGGTTTCTTGTCTTTGGAATATGGGCTTCAAGGACCCATGGTGCCCACACAACATGA